Proteins encoded in a region of the Vicia villosa cultivar HV-30 ecotype Madison, WI linkage group LG5, Vvil1.0, whole genome shotgun sequence genome:
- the LOC131604953 gene encoding uncharacterized protein LOC131604953 — MEQEERLQRFKWSRELSQEELAVINEIGEKIQNITLASGRRDSWSWCSGQYSVKEAYEILMARTPSDGETNYSEAWNRFIPLKVAVLVWRLFQNKIASKDNLVKRGVLNQTQSDCPYGCAVTENASHIFFECIFSMQTGVTGITYAFPVSFIE, encoded by the exons ATGGAACAGGAGGAAAGGCTACAAAGATTTAAGTGGAGTAGAGAGCTATCACAAGAAGAACTAGCAGTAATAAACGAAATTGGCGAGAAAATTCAGAACATAACACTTGCTTCAGGGAGGAGGGATAGTTGGAGTTGGTGTTCAGGGCAATACTCAGTCAAAGAAGCCTATGAGATTCTTATGGCGAGAACTCCTTCTGACGGAGAGACAAATTACTCAGAAGCTTGGAATAGATTCATACCGCTAAAAGTGGCAGTTCTAGTTTGGAGACTTTTCCAAAATAAGATTGCGTCAAAGGATAACTTAGTTAAGAGAGGAGTTCTCAATCAAACCCAATCGGATTGCCCTTATGGATGCGCGGTTACTGAAAATGCTTCTCATATTTTCTTTGAATGTATTTTCTCTATGCAG ACTGGTGTAACAGGCATTACTTATGcctttcctgtttcttttattgaataa
- the LOC131604951 gene encoding uncharacterized protein LOC131604951, whose product MDFCDLNVATPKDEYSMPVAGMLIDSAAGFEYLSMLDGYSGYNQIFIVEEDVSENAFRCPRAIGTYEWHVDVYVSSHFDVIKHMLSKPIVHNMIGKWALALTEYSLAFLPLKAMKGQVVSDFIVDHAVIEKPSVLCGIETLEVILRWFDP is encoded by the exons ATGGATTTTTGTGATTTAAATGTTGCAACTCCTAAAGACGAATACTCAATGCCTGTGGCAGGAATGCTGATTGATTCAGCTGCAGGCTTCGAGTATCTTAGTATGCTTGATGGGTACTCTGGGTATAATCAAATATTCATTGTTGAGGAAGATGTGTCTGAAAATGCATTTCGATGCCCtagggcaataggcacctatgaatgg catGTTGATGTTTATGTGTCTTCACATTTTGATGTAATTAAgcatatgctatcaaaaccaatcGTGCACAACATGATTGGCAAGTGGGCTCTAGCCCTTACTGAGTATTCCCTAGCATTCTTGCCTTTAAAAGCAATGAAGGGTCAAGTGGTCTCAGATTTCATTGTCGATCACGCAGTGATTGAAAAACCCTCAGTACTATGTGGaattgaaaccttggaagttattcTTCGATGGTTTGACCCTTAA
- the LOC131604952 gene encoding uncharacterized protein LOC131604952 yields MNNNNNSSSLSHHRNPKNNNHHHHDQCHKPTVHKCEFCHKVFPTGQALSGHKTCHRSNKQIHDDHVNKVYKTMKVTFSLSCSPSNHNSDVDAKQKRHSWTRVFKTTVHHPPTASTLKPSQQEELPAVDLLSFLPPRLYNTKKRSRRYLVHDGVANNTAPILPLLDMSCESIPNLDLNHREYKRMKLSINGNDTEMMQKQDLLPTSGRIDETVVNMSECEINIESLHELGSRVIRNFDLNDLPTNDVETVVSRVVRNFDLNDLPRFPLILGLVIKDILHLKNE; encoded by the coding sequence atgaacaacaacaacaattcttcATCCCTTTCTCATCATCGTAACCCCAAaaacaacaatcatcatcatcatgatcaatgtcaCAAACCCACTGTTCACAAATGTGAGTTTTGTCACAAAGTATTCCCCACTGGTCAAGCACTCAGCGGTCACAAGACCTGTCATCGTTCCAACAAACAGATACATGATGATCATGTTAATAAGGTTTATAAAACTATGAAGGTCACTTTCTCTTTATCTTGTTCTCCAAGTAATCATAATAGTGATGTTGATGCCAAACAGAAAAGGCATTCATGGACTAGGGTTTTCAAGACTACCGTTCATCATCCACCTACTGCATCAACCTTGAAACCTAGCCAACAAGAAGAATTACCAGCTGTTGACTTGCTAAGTTTTCTGCCACCAAGGTTGTATAATACCAAGAAAAGGAGCAGGAGATATCTTGTTCATGATGGAGTCGCTAATAATACTGCTCCAATATTGCCGCTGTTGGATATGTCTTGCGAATCGATTCCAAATCTTGATTTGAATCATCGTGAGTATAAAAGGATGAAACTCTCAATCAATGGGAATGATACTGAGATGATGCAGAAACAAGATTTGTTGCCAACAAGTGGTCGTATTGATGAAACGGTGGTGAACATGAGTGAATGTGAAATAAATATAGAATCACTTCATGAATTGGGGTCAAGAGTTATTCGAAACTTTGATTTGAACGATCTCCCGACTAATGATGTTGAAACTGTGGTGTCAAGAGTTGTTCGAAACTTTGATTTGAACGACCTCCCTCGCTTTCCTTTGATTCTGGGATTAGTTATTAAAGATATACTTCACTTGAAAAATGAATGA